Genomic segment of Diceros bicornis minor isolate mBicDic1 chromosome 29, mDicBic1.mat.cur, whole genome shotgun sequence:
GCTCTGAAACGTACTGATGCCTGGGTCCCTCCTCCAGAAATCCTGGTTTAATTGGTCTGGGAGAGCCTGGTAGCAGGGTTTTCAAAGCTCCCCAGCTGATGCTGATGGGCAGCCAAGATGAACCGCTGCCCTAATACTACGGGCTCGGTGGCCAACTCCCCATCTAACGGCCCCTCCCCCTCACATGTGAATCAACCGTCCTATCTCCCTCTGTCCACCTTCCCAAGGATTTTACATTTCTTCTCATGGCTTCCCAACTTTATCGAAAACTCTGGAATCTGGCTGGAATGAGCACCTGAGGAAAATGGCCCCAGGAAGGGATGACTGAAGCTGGGAGCTCCCGGCCACCTGCTCACGGGCAGCTTCAGCCTAATACTGCTCCACGGGAGAGGAGGCCCATGTCCCTTGGTGCCCCACCAACATCCTTGGGTCACGCAAGATTCCTGGAGGGAACTGGCAGCACTCCTCAGTCTCTATAGAAAGATCCTGTGAGTCTACGGCCTTTTGTAGCCAACAGCACAGCTGATAATCAGTGCAAGTGGCAATGCTTTCTGGCCATTACAGAAATTTCACATCACCATAAGTCACTCCATGGGAGGGATGCCTATCGAAACCCACTGGCCATGTGGACTGACCCTGCAGTAGTGTCTTCATTAGAGCCATTCCAAGTCATCCAAGGGGCTTTTGATGGGAGGATAAGGACCAAAAATCCCCTTTTCCAATCAAGCcaatttcctattttattcctAAGAGTTTTGGGACTGATACTGTTACCAAGTACAAAGAGAATGGCTTTATAAATAGCAGTTCGACGTTGTGATAGAAGACTTGAATTGGAAAGCAGGGGAAAGACATGTCTGGGGCTGGTCCTGAGCTCCGACGGTCCGTGTGGTGGGAATTCAGTCTGGGAAAGCAGGATACGCAGGTTTTGGCAAATGTGCACTCATTCTATAAAAACTGAATCTGTTCCAGGCTTCTTGCCCTCCCCCTCgagcagcccctcctcccaggcctcTCTGCTGCTGGAACCCATAGCTCTTTCAGCTGCAGAACCCACTTGACTGCATTGATCACAAAACATGAAGCGACTTCCAGGAATCAAGGATAAAGTGGGAACATGCAACCGTCCTGTCTCTAAACAGGTCCATTGTCCAGGAACCCCAACTCCTCCACACCTCACCCCTCACTATTCGGCCAAGCAGCTCCCGGGAAAGGAGGGAGCCTTAGGCTTTTCTAGAAACAGGAAGTGGGAACTACGACCTCACCCAGAGAGAGGGCTTGACAAAGGCAGGACAAATGATGCCAACACAGGTTTATGTTTATGGAAGGAAATGTAACAAACCTAGTCCTGTCTGGGATGCTAGGATGAGAAAGAGCATTCCAACACTAATCTGACATTGAGGCTTGAAGTTATTTATGGGTGAGCAAAAATGTTCATTTAGATCTAGCTTCTCAAAGGGCTAAAAAAACACGCTCTCGTTTCTAGACAAGTTTGCAATTACCTCTAATCCGGCACTCCATAACAATGCTGTTCCACAGTACTACAAATGAAATTACAGGTGGCttgttccctcccccctcccctcaagCCCCACCCACAGAAAACATCCTTCTCCCTCCAAAAGCCATTCCTCCATTTGGAAAGGTCCCTTAAAATGGCGTTATCCCAAGAAAGGATGCTGCAGTGGCACCCGAGTACCCCGGACACCCATCACAGGAGCCCCGCAGCCAGCTCCCAAGGCAAGAGTCTGCCTGACTCCTCACGCACACTCTCTAGACCTCAAGAAGACCTGGGATGTGGTGTCTACTCCCTTCTTTTTATTCAAAAGAGggcctttaaaaatattcaccTAAACCAGGAATTTCAAGAACATAAGAATTTGTTGGTGTACTTCAAGTAAACcccctaaaattaaaaactcccatttatgcaaaagagaaaagatggcgggccggccccatggcgaaggggttaagtgcgtgcgctctgctgctggcggccagggttcggatccagggcgcgcaccgacgcaccacttgtcaggccacgctgtggcggcatcctatataaagtggaggaagatgggcacggatgttagcccagggccggtcttcctcagcaaaaagaggaggattggcatggatgttagctcagggctgatcttcctcacaaaaaaaaaaagagaaaagatggtGCTTCCACTTACAAAAGGATCCATTTCAGGTCTGTCTCTAGTTAGCTGGTTTCCCCAATGGCCTTGCCAAATGATTTGCTGTAGGAAAATCTGAGTTGCACCCAATTTTTCAGGAGCACCATATATGATATGGCATTTATCACAGATGATGATATACAAGTCCTCAGGCAGGCCTATGAGAAAAATGCTCCCACCACCAAATTGAATTACTGATCATCAGAGAGAAAAGGTGGCATTGCGGTTTAACATCGCTTCAGTGGTCTGTGTGCCCAGGAACCAGCTTCGAAAGTAATTAAAAtgtattcctttcctttcttcctcctcccaccccacctggCCTGCTTCTCAGTGGCAACAAATGCAGGTTGCTCATCATGCTAACTGGTCCACCAAGGAGAAACCACTTGCTCCCTAACTGCTCTGACATTTGCATGCTATTGTGCTCGGCTGATGGACATCAACATATATTCTAAATCCACGGTCACTAGACTCTTTGTACTTACATACTCCGAGgaaattcttaataaatatttttatttattattaagcatAATTATTCACCTCTTGTTGACTTAGAAAGGAAAACCAGGtcctaaaagattaaaaaaaaaaatttctctaacTACAACAACAAACAAGGACCAAGCACAGAGAACCAGGCACTTGGGGCAGACCTGCTTTCTTCCTGTggccccttcccttccccctctccctcccctaaaTCAAACCGGGTGGGCACATTTGCCAGGATCTGTGGGTTTCATAACTTCAAGCCTTACTGCTTACAAAAATGAGGTAAGAAATTCCTATCTGAAAAGCAAAACTGACACATAAACCAAACCgagggcttccctgcccactGAGGCAGCCATTATTGCTCTAAGTTGgagtgttttgtttgcttttaatatGTAGTCAAAGTCCTTATTGCCATTCTAGCGGCCCCGTGGCTGGCCAAGGAGCAATGGATGGGAAGGAGCTTGGTGGTCCGCCCCCAGCTGGTCAGTCCCGACTGGCTGCCCACACACGGCCCACCCACCCCTGGCCGGAAGCTGACCGGCTTGGGGGTCCCCAGAGTGGCTCTAACAGCTGGGGGAGGTGGTGATGGGGCTGTGCAGGTACGGCAGGCTGCTGGGGGCCGAGTGCACCCCCACCGAGACCGGGAAGCTGAAGACGAACTGCgaggtgggcgtgggggtggccTTGCCGCGCTCGCGCAGGGGCCCGGAGGGGCTGGCGGCCTCCGCGGCGCAGGACGTGGCCAGCACCTGCGACTCGAACTGCAGCAGCTGCCCCATGAAGCTGAAGTTGGGCGAGATGATGCTCCGCCGCTGCTTGACGAACTCAAAGGCCTCCTCCAGCCTCACTCGCTTCTTCATCATCAGGTAGGCCAGGCAGATGGTGGCGGAGCGCGAGATGCCCGCCTGGCAGTGCACCAGCACCCGCCCGCGGCAGTCCTTCACCGCATCTGGGGCAGAGAGGGGACGCGGTTAGGGCCCTCGGCAGTCGCGGGCCTTCACCTGAGGGCAGGTGCAGGGGGCCTGAGCCAGAACGCCGGGGCGCGGGGAGGACCTGAGAAGTGCGGAGGATGGGCATCCCACTGAAGGAATCGCCATTCCAggctgaggaggggagggaagaaactCACGTGGGAGGAACCAAAATATCCTAGAATTCCACCTGGTCTAGGATATTTTTGAGACTTAACCAAACAAATGGGCTACACTTGGGAAAAGCTTGTGCTAAAGCCAGTTAAACCCCAACCCACATTCAAGGATTTCTGTTGGCAGAAACAAAACCAATGACCTGTTTCTCCCTTTCTTTGCCTTCCTCCTCATCCCCAAAGCCTTATGGTCTAGGCAGCTGGAGACACCTAAGGAAAGGTTATTGGCTCTATAAGCCAACAGTATGGGCAGGTGTAAGGAGTTTGTCTTCCTACCCCCACCCAACACAACATCCAGTGGGCAAGCCTTcctgtggaggaggaggggaaatgggtACACCCTACATACAGCATCTCCTAAGTCCCTCCTTCAACACATGGTTACAAGCCGGTCCCTCCCATCCTCCCAACCCGGCACCCCAGCCAGGGCCAGCCTACCGATATACTCTATGGCTTCCATGAACCAGGAGCTGATGTCGGCCTTGTGGTTGTCTTCCACCGGGATGCACTTGTACTGATAGTGTCCTTCAAAGTGGTTGGGACAGTCGGAGGAGACGTTCAACAGGGCCGTGATCCCCAGGGCGTCTAGCATGTCTCTCCGGGCAGCATGGTAGGCACTGCCGAGGTAGAGGAAGGGAAGGATCTCCACGGGACCCCCCTGCACCAGAAAGGGGAGACAAGGGCCCCCAGACATCATGAGTGTGGGCACCCAGGAAAAGGGCCGGGGTACTTGGGACAGGGGGAGGGAAGCCAGTCTGAGGTGTGCTCTGGGGAGAACACCTATGGACATAGCCCTTCCAGGtctccccttatccacaggggctTCTGGAGGGAGCAGTGGGCTCAATGGGATGTCTCGAGCCTTTACCCTCCATTCTGCTGTGGGCAGAGAAGCCAGGACAGGTAAAGCCCTGGGGGCCCCTCTGGTtccagcagccccctcccctgtgaTAAACGGAGGGGCAGACACAATGATGGCTTGCCACACCATTTGTGACATTCAGAGCTTACACCTGCTAATCATCAAGCTATCTGTTGTGTGGTTTAGGGACTGACTTGGTTGGATAAGTCTTCACTTGGCACATCAAAAACAGATGCTATGTCAGCCTCACAGACAAGAAGAGGGATCTtggtaaaatgagataatgtcagCTTAAATTAATGACCATTTTCTGAGTCACATCAACTCGAGTGATCTGGGATTTGGGGAGCAGAGTTGCTGGACCCCATAAATTCACTCCCTCTCCATCTAAATGACAGGGCTGGAAGGGTGGGCTTGTAAGAACTACAGTGGCTTGAGCTGGTTTTCTTGGGGGAGGGTTGGTTGACCATTTATGTCCACTTGGCATTCACAGTTGGCTCGTACATGGGGGGCAGCCTGACTGTTGTGGATCGGGGCTGGGGTCCACAGGCCGCACCTTAGAAGATGGGTGTTCTCTCGGCTTCCGACAAGGCAGGCCACACACTTCCAGCTTCAGCCGGCCTCCTCACTTGTCTGCACATAACTCTGGAGGCTAATCAGGGAGTTAcgtcttatatttttttcttaagtgagGGTAATaagagagggaaggggaagagTTCCAAGGAACAAATGGAATTTATTCCTAACCTACCTAACATCCCACCCTATACTCGTGGTTCACCACATTCTCCCCACACTGAAGCACCGCATCCAAAGCCTTTGAAAAGCTGAGCTCTGAAAAGAACCCCTCCCAACCTGGTCGTGCAGGGGGGTCCCACAGGAGCTGCATCCCAGGTCCAGGGACTCGGCGGCGCTCGGGGGCACAGCAGGCGGGATGGCTGCCAGGGCCTTGGTTTTGGAACAGAATTCCGGGTATTCGGAGGAAAACCTCTCATAGCCACCTGTAAAGGAGAAAGAAGCAGGTTAATTGGGGTCACTAAGCCAGCAGGAAACCAGAAGGAACTTGAATCCTTTCCCGCCCGAGGAGAGCAGTTGGGAAGCTGGGGCTGGCTAGATCTACATTTGCCACTTGGTGGCGCTGTGGAGCCAGAGATAATGGCCATGGAGCATTTTCCAGAGACACAATCCACATTTGGCCAGGACTGCATCTTGAAGACTGGAAGGAAAGTTTTATGGATGAGACTTTGGTCTGGGATGCAGACACACAAAGCAAGATCTGCAGGGGGGATGCAGAAGGACGAGCTCCCTAAGGGTGATGACAAGGCATGAAAGACGGAATGGCCACTGTGGGTTTCCACGAGTACTGGGGCAGCCTGCAGCTGGGCCCCGGGACCAGCAAAGCTGTCCGTCATCCCCCAACTTCAGCCCTTCCTCTGGAGAGGTCCTCCAATGtgggagagaagaaaaacatATCCTGGCACCAGCCCTTCTGGATCTCAGCAGTGGAACAGATGCCAATCTCAAGGCCTCATGAACAGCTGTTCCATCAACGAGGGGCCAAAACAAGAGGAAACGGGCTTAAATCGACAGAAATCCCTCTTGCTACATACAGGTTTGGGGCAAAGGAGGATTTCCTGACCTGAGAGTTGCTAAGCCCTGGAATGGTCATCTGTGGGATCATCTTCCGGGGAAAGGAAACTTTTAAGTAAGAAAAGATGGCCAACTTCATCTGGAATAGTGTTAGTGCCAAGCAGAAAAGTGCCGGCTGAGCGGGGGTGGGCAGGGAAGCTCCGAGAAGAGACATGCTCAGCCTGTATCTCTGATTTTCTTGTGATCTCTGGGCCTTTACTCTTCGGGTAACTTAAAATTTACTGTCAATATTTGGCCCTGCttgtattttttacttttcagttTCTGTAGGACCAAGGGTGGattataaattaattcagcaggtgaaggaggtcaaaaggtacaaacttccagttataaaataagtcagtcCTGGGGacgtaatatacagcatggtgactacagctaataatactgtattgcatatttgaaagttgctaaaaaaaaaaaaagttactaaaagaatagatcttaaaagttctcctcaCAGGGGCAGCCCTGTGgcggaagcggttaagtgcgtgcactccgctttggtggcccggggttcgccggttcggatcctgggcgcgcaccaacgaacactgcttgtcgagccatgctgtggacgtgtcccatataaagtggaggaagatgggcacggatgttagcccagggccagtcttcctcagaaaagaaaaagaggaagattggcagatgttagcacagggctgatctcacacacacaaaaaagttctcatcacaaggaaaaaaaattttttttgaccaTATATGGTGACgggtgttaactagacttattgtggtgatcattttgcaacatatacaaaaactgaatcattatgttgttcacctgaaattaacaaaatgttatatgtcaattatacctaaaagaaaccaaaacaacCACAAACTTACTTAATAGTTATTAATTAATTCAGTAGGGCCTGCACGTTGTGGAACAACCACTCGAATGGACCCATTCAACTAACAGTCACATATGTAGCTGGCACCTTTAAATCTCTATGACAGATCTAGGTGGTGCCACTGTTCCCTGTTACGGTTCAGCGTCATCTTCGAACACGCAGACATGTGATGGTTAGTCAATTACTTGCCCTGAATCCCAGCCCTAGAAACCCCTGCCTCAGAGAGAGGGAGTGATTCTTTGCCAGATCATAAGGCTTACAGAAACAGGGCCGAcattttttcctctctgactggaggctcctctcttcccctccactCCCTCCCTCAGGATATAAATGGCTCTTTCTCTGGTCACAGGCCCCCGCTCCTGCTGAGTCATAATGACCAGCCTCCCCGGATGGAAAACCCGCTGGAGGGACCACCACTGCCCGTTTCAGACGTGCTGGTGCCCTTAGCGGTCAGCTCATCACAGGAGCAACCCTCCCTCCCATTATCACCCTGTCACCCGCCTTATAAAGCTGCAAACACTGCTGCCCCAAATGCAGTGAACAGAGCGTGGGGGAAGAAGAGCCAGCAAAGTCCCTACCACCGGCCTCTGGGCCAAGAAACTTCGGTAAACGCTCCCCTTTGGAGAAAGTGGGAGGGGAAATGGGTTGATCAATAAGCCGTTGTTGAATACCTATATAAAAGCCCATCACTTGTTACTCTAGAGACTTCTACAGGAtttggaattttttaaagaaaatgatccTTGTGTTAACttgagctattttttttgtttgttttttgaggacgatcagtcctgagctaacatccgtgccaatcctcctctttttgctgaggaagactggccctgggctaacatctgtgcccatcttcctccactttatgtgggactctgccacagcatggcctgactgacaagcagtgtgtcagtgcatgccgggattcgaacccaggccaccagcagcggagtgcgagcacttaaccggtaggccaccgggccggcccctaatttgagctattaaaacacatttttttcaaagaaatgtaaGGCATGAGTGGTGCCCTCCAAAACTCATCCCCTAGACAGGCAGATGATGGGACCACCCAGAAGCGAATGGTGAAGGCACAGGAGTGCCAGGGCCAggctccaaggtcacagagaaggAGCACCTTGAGGGCAGCAGAAGGGGGAGGAGCCTCAGAGCGGTTGAGAGAATGTTCTTCCCGCCGCTGAGCACACAGCCTTTGCAGTCAGACTCACAGGTCTGAGTTGAATCCCAACCCTGTGAATCATCAGCTGTGCATCCTGGGGCtgtcactgaacctctctgagcctcctcctcatctgtaaaatgtgatgaAACGTCCACACCCGAGTCCTTCAAGTGCTGCCTGGAACAGCCAGCGTTCTCCGCCTGGCCTCGGGGAGACACATGATGAAGGTTTCCTTTGGCACCTACAAGGGGACTCCATCATGACTGGTAAATTCCCAGACTTTGCACAGCCGTCTCCTCTTGGGCTTCACTCATTTTTGCCAGTCAGAGTCTTGAGACCTGCTAGTCAGAAGAAGGGTAGGTTCCGCCCTTCCTGAGCTCAGCGTCCTTCCCAGTCAGGGACATCCGCTGCCTCCCGGGTCGATCACCCGTCAATCCCGGGGAGCAGCAGGACCCTCATGGAGGGATCCCCGGCTGAACCCCAGGAGTGTGGCGTGTGGCAGTGGGCAGGACAGAGGTGACCCAGAGGCCAGACCAGGCCTAACGGGGGGCGTGTGTCGTCTCCCTCCAGGCTGCTCATAACAGGACAGAGAGACAGCAACGGTCGGAAAAGACACCATTTGAACGGAGCAGGAAAAGGATTACTGAAAAGTCAGTTCTCTCTGGCGGATCTTTAAAGAGCAAGCAGAAAGGAACTAAGGCAAGAAGCAGATTAGCCCAAGGGACAGGAGACCACTGGAAGGGTCGCATCCCTGACGGTGGCAGCAGTGAACAGGGTTTTTCCTCCTGAGCTGCTGCTGGCTTCTGAGGGTCTGTGGCTACGTGTTCCAAGGAGCATCCCCAAGGCAGCTCCTCTGGTGGGCGGGCCCACGAGCGGcactggggctgggtcctggaagGACTGGATTGTGCAATGACAGAGCAGGGGCAGGCGGGCAAGGGGGTACAGATGGAACGGGCAAGTTAGGAACCAGGCAAGTCCCACCCCACAAGGCCACCCCCCGGGAAGTCATCTCCCGGTATCAGATCCATGTTAATAACAATGATAGCCACTGTCGAGAGGCAGTGCTCACCACGTGGCAGGCTCTTTCCACACGTGTCCAACCAGTAGCCCTTGAGAAGGGCCTGACCAGCCCCAATTTTACAGAAGAGGGAACTGAGGTGCAGGGCAGCCCCCAAGTAAGAGCAGGGCCAGCAATCAGCCCACTGGCCTCAAAGCCAACTTCTAACCTGGCCGTCAGGAGCCCACCCAGCTGCCTGCCCATCTCTGCCTTCCTGGTGGTCCTTCTCCAGGACCGAGGCACCACCTGCTGGTTTGATCACATGAAGACAGACTTTCCATGCCAAAACAGAAAGGATCTGAAGAGGGCACTGCTGACATTTCGCCAAACTCGGCTTCTTTCCAGTGCTTTTCTAGTCATTAAGGAGTTGTGACCAgcattttttatttaatgaaatagaacagaaaCTACCAGAATGCACTGTTTAAAGAGGGTATAATTTCATGGAATTCTGGTCCCAGGTGTGTCTGTATCCCTATTCTGGGTCATGATGGAGACCAGTAAGAACTAGATTTAGATCACCACGTTCTACCCAAAACTCATGAGAGGGAAAGCTTATTCCCACCACATACACAGGCTCCCCACAGGTGACATGCGGGTGGGAGTCCCAGCCCGGGCCCTGGGAGCTTGAGCAAGCACATTCCCTCCTAAACCCTATTTTGCCACGCTCAAAATGTAAGAGTTTCAGACTCTGTCATCTCTACGTTCCAATATTCTGTGATCTTAAATGTCCACGATCTACTTATTTGCAAACTACAAACTGATAGCACGTGCCCAATTCTGCATTTCTGTCTTCTGAATACAATTTCATAACAGACATGCCAACAAATTTCCACCTGTTTCTTTCTACGTCCTATTGAATGTGATTCCGTAACAGATATTCTAATTTTGACCTGTTTTTCCCATGTTCTTATTTAACACTAGATTTTCTAGTCCTAAAACTCCCATTTTCTCATCTTAATTTTGAAACTTAAATCtagggggaaagaaagaaatataatttttcacccGACTGTCTTGAGGAGTAACTACATCTACAGTTCAACTCCAtggtctcttctttttctcatacacactcacacagcaaGGCAATTTTCAAAGTTTACTGAAAATGATGACCTCTGCTGGCCATGAGTCCAGCTGCCCGCCTCCCGCCCATGCAGGGGCAAGACAGAGTGTGTGTGAAATGGTTTTGGAAAGGGCAGACTGACTAGTGCTGATCAGACCACCATAGCAGGACTCTTAATGGGGTCTGTGATGGGGAAGACTATCTTTTGGTGGTGACTATGGTCATGGGATCTTAATGTGGCTGCCACTTTTTTCCCATGATGCTCTCAACACTCAGAATATCACCCGTTCACAGACAGGGCTCAAAGCCTTCATCTCCAGGGACATCTTAACAATGAAAGGCAAGCACTGCCCAGCAAGAAAGTCTGGGCTCATTTGAAGGTCATTTGGCTTTGAGAACTTCCCTTGATGTACATGTTGACTTAGTAAGCGCCCATGGAAATGCTGAGCAGTATTTAAAATTTACCTGAGTGGGCTTCTCGCCTTGGACTCCACGCACAGACCTCCTGTAGGTCTGGGCCAGCTGGCTGACACCTAAGGCCACGCTCAAGCTGGATCTTGTTCACAGTCCCTCCCAGTCCTTCTGTGCTATCCCAGTCCTTCTGTGCTATCGGCTGCATTCAGCAAGCTGACTTCCAGCATGCTGGCTTCCGTTTGAGAGTGAACTTTT
This window contains:
- the DUSP4 gene encoding dual specificity protein phosphatase 4 — its product is MVTVEELREMDCSVLKRLMNRDENSGGAGGSGSHGALGLLSGGKCLLLDCRPFLAHSAGYIRGSVNVRCNTIVRRRAKGSVSLEQILPAEEEVRARLRSGLYSAVIVYDERSPRAESLREDSTVSLVVQALRRNAERTDICLLKGGYERFSSEYPEFCSKTKALAAIPPAVPPSAAESLDLGCSSCGTPLHDQGGPVEILPFLYLGSAYHAARRDMLDALGITALLNVSSDCPNHFEGHYQYKCIPVEDNHKADISSWFMEAIEYIDAVKDCRGRVLVHCQAGISRSATICLAYLMMKKRVRLEEAFEFVKQRRSIISPNFSFMGQLLQFESQVLATSCAAEAASPSGPLRERGKATPTPTSQFVFSFPVSVGVHSAPSSLPYLHSPITTSPSC